In Brassica rapa cultivar Chiifu-401-42 chromosome A06, CAAS_Brap_v3.01, whole genome shotgun sequence, a single window of DNA contains:
- the LOC103873280 gene encoding DExH-box ATP-dependent RNA helicase DExH11 isoform X1, whose amino-acid sequence MNKVEAANELAFRVGISGHGGHLRVEPLYTEESDGAVNSLPDFVSPPAFAKESKESIKEHIEEKYLLPRLEPQQFSAENAQNQWDFDWFARVKVPLQPSLPRSVLVPTWELPFRRQKTGRWEPKSVEVDLSQQMYGDQDSGFFPRMVGPPKDFLRGSANNRPFRPGGLEDSQSSERILPDGVCDGQWVQELLNGGPPLNVPPSFKQSLDLGHLMPYPQTWKVYEDQSSHGNASDDKPSKLSIQFDDLFKTVLEEDTVFELDGDDRSAGSESPKAETEPEPEAIKGGEPSKGTDTDVTVLDEILSSAKTAIMSDEAIAGNSGKQLRKEGWATKGDSQDIADRFHELVPDMAMEFPFELDIFQKEAICCLEKGESVFVAAHTSAGKTVVAEYAFALATKHCTRAVYTAPIKTISNQKYRDFCGKFDVGLLTGDVSIRPEASCLIMTTEILRSMLYRGADIIRDIEWVVFDEVHYVNDVERGVVWEEVIIMLPRHINFVLLSATVPNTFEFADWIGRTKQKEIRVTGTTKRPVPLEHCLFYSGELYKVCENEVFISKGIKDAKDTHKKKNSSAVSVGPKQHAGSSAHQDGNKSQKHEAHSRGKQNKHSNVKDLAKSSYGGNGQNNGAFRRSAASNWLLLINKLSKKSLLPVVVFCFSKNYCDRCADALTGTDLTTSSEKSEIRVFCDKAFSRLKGSDRNLPQVLRVQSLLHRGIGVHHAGLLPIVKEVVEMLFCRGVIKVLFSTETFAMGVNAPARTVVFDALRKFDGKEFRSLLPGEYTQMAGRAGRRGLDKTGTVVVMCRDEVPDESDLRRIIVGSATRLESQFRLTYIMILHLLRVEELKVEDMLKRSFAEFHAQKKLPEKQQLLMLKRSLPVKTIECIKGEPAIEDYYEMYMEANECNSKMSEAVMQSPNTQQHLVPGRVVVMKSETGIDNLLGVVLKGLSNRQYVVLVIKSEIPPPEKNMVSIDKKSSDPSQGFFIAPKSKRGFEDDYYSTSSSRKGTGVIKIELPYHGVAAGVGYEVRAFDNKEVLCICVSKIKIDQVRLLEDGNKAAFSQTVQQLLDLKSDGNKFPPALDPVKDLKLKDAELVETYYKWTSLLQKMSMNKCHGCVKLDEHMKLAREIRKHKKDLKDLEFQMSDEALLQMPAFQGRIDVLKKIGCIDDDLVVQIKGRVACEMNSGEELICTVCLFENQFEELEPEEAVAIMSAFVFQQKNTSAPSLTPKLAKAKQRVYDTAIKLGELQAHYNLQIDPEEYAQESLKFGLVEVVYEWAKGTPFAEICELTDVPEGLIVRTIVRLDETCREFKNAAAIMGNSALHKKMDSASNAIKRDIVFAASLYVTGV is encoded by the exons ATGAACAAAGTCGAAGCAGCTAACGAGCTCGCCTTCCGGGTCGGAATCTCCGGTCATGGCGGTCACCTCCGCGTCGAGCCTCTGTACACGGAGGAGAGCGACGGCGCAGTGAACTCACTTCCCGATTTCGTCTCC CCTCCTGCATTTGCTAAGGAATCAAAAGAATCGATAAAGGAACATATCGAGGAGAAATATCTCCTCCCAAGACTGGAACCTCAGCAGTTTTCTGCTGAAAACGCTCAGAATCAGTGGGATTTTGATTGGTTTGCTAGGGTTAAGGTGCCTCTTCAACCTTCTTTGCCCAGGTCCGTCCTAGTTCCAACTTGGGAATTGCCATTCAGGCGTCAGAAAACCGGAAGATGGGAGCCAAAGTCAGTGGAG GTGGATTTATCACAACAAATGTACGGAGATCAAGATTCTGGATTTTTTCCTAGAATGGTGGGACCTCCAAAAGATTTTCTCAGAGGCAGCGCCAATAATCGCCCTTTCCGTCCAGGTGGCTTGGAGGATTCACAGTCTTCAGAGAGAATCCTTCCAGATGGTGTATGTGATGGCCAATGGGTACAGGAATTGCTCAACGGAGGTCCTCCTCTGAACGTTCCTCCTAGTTTCAAGCAGAGTCTAGATCTTGGACATCTCATG CCATATCCCCAAACATGGAAAGTTTATGAGGATCAGAGTTCACATGGAAATGCTTCAGATGATAAGCCG AGCAAGTTGTCTATACAATTTGATGATCTATTCAAGACGGTTTTGGAAGAAGATACTGTCTTCGAACTTGATGGAGATG ATCGCTCGGCAGGATCTGAGTCTCCAAAAGCAGAAACTGAACCTGAACCAGAAGCGATCAAAGGTGGAGAACCCAGCAAGGGGACAGATACTGACGTCACCGTGCTGGATGAGATTTTGTCATCAGCTAAAACAGCAATAATGTCGGATGAAGCAATTGCTGGGAACAGTGGTAAACAATTACGGAAAGAG GGATGGGCTACTAAAGGAGATAGCCAAGACATTGCAGACCGGTTCCATGAGCTTGTTCCTGACATGGCTATGGAGTTCCCTTTCGAATTGGACATCTTTCAGAAGGAG GCTATCTGTTGTTTAGAAAAGGGGGAGTCTGTTTTTGTAGCAGCCCATACATCAGCAGGGAAGACAGTTGTTGCAGAATATGCATTCGCTTTGGCCACCAAG CATTGTACACGAGCTGTTTATACTGCCCCAATTAAAACCATCAGCAACCAAAAATACAGAGACTTTTGTGGGAAGTTTGATGTAGGACTTCTCACGGGTGATGTTAGCATAAGGCCAGAGGCATCTTGTCTGATTATGACTACAGAAATATTAAGGTCAATGCTGTACCGCGGTGCTGATATCATACGTGATATAGAATGG GTTGTATTTGATGAAGTTCACTATGTCAATGACGTAGAGAGAGGTGTTGTTTGGGAAGAAGTCATCATCATGTTGCCAAGGCATATAAATTTTGTCCTTCTTTCTGCAACG GTGCCTAACACATTTGAATTTGCTGATTGGATTGGccgaacaaaacaaaaagagataCGTGTTACTGG CACAACAAAAAGACCAGTTCCTCTAGAGCATTGCCTATTTTATTCTGGCGAACTATACAAAGTATGTGAGAATGAAGTTTTTATATCTAAAGGGATAAAGGATGCTAAAGAtacacacaagaagaagaattCAAGTGCAGTTAGTGTCGGTCCTAAACAGCACGCGGGATCTTCAGCTCATCAGGATGGGAACAAATCTCAGAAACATGAAGCTCACTCTCGTGGCAAGCAGAATAAACATTCAAATGTAAAAGATTTGGCAAAGTCCTCTTACGGTGGTAACGGCCAGAACAATGGGGCATTTAGACGATCAgcagcttcaaattggttgctGCTTATCAACAAGCTCTCAAAGAAGTCCCTATTACCT GTGGTTGTCTTCTGTTTCTCAAAGAATTATTGCGATAGGTGTGCTGACGCTTTGACTGGGACTGATCTTACTACTAGTTCTGAGAAAAGTGAAATCCGCGTCTTCTGCGATAAAGCTTTTTCGAGATTAAAAGGGTCTGATCGGAATTTACCTCAG GTCCTCAGAGTCCAAAGCCTACTTCATAGAGGAATCGGTGTTCATCATGCTGGGCTGCTTCCAATAGTAAAGGAAGTTGTTGAAATGCTCTTTTGCCGTGGTGTCATTAAG GTGCTATTTTCAACGGAGACATTCGCTATGGGGGTTAATGCTCCGGCTAGAACG GTTGTTTTCGATGCTTTGAGGAAGTTTGATGGAAAGGAATTCAGATCATTACTTCCTGGAGAGTACACTCAAATGGCAGGGCGTGCTGGCAGAAGAGGACTTGACAAAACTGGCACAGTTGTTGTCATGTGTCGCGATGAAGTTCCAGATGAAAGTGATCTGAGGCGTATAATTGTTGGAAGCGCAACAAGACTAGAATCTCAGTTCCGATTAACCTACATAATGATCCTCCATCTTTTACGCGTTGAAGAATTGAAG GTGGAGGACATGCTGAAAAGAAGTTTTGCTGAATTCCATGCTCAAAAGAAGCTGCCGGAGAAACAACAACTTCTCATGCTGAAACGTTCTCTACCAGTCAAAACTATTGA ATGTATTAAAGGTGAACCAGCAATTGAAGATTACTATGAGATGTATATGGAAGCAAACGAATGTAACAGCAAAATGTCGGAAGCAGTCATGCAATCTCCTAATACCCAGCAACATCTTGTACCCGGAAGAGTAGTGGTCATGAAATCTGAAACG GGCATAGACAATTTACTTGGAGTCGTACTGAAGGGACTTTCAAACAGACAATATGTTGTTTTGGTGATAAAATCTGAAATTCCACCACCAGAGAAAAATATGGTCAGCATTGACAAGAAAAGCTCAGATCCCTCTCAAGGTTTCTTTATCGCGCCCAAGTCAAAACGTGGTTTTGAGGATGACTATTATTCGACGTCCAGCTCTAGAAAAGGTACCGGTGTTATCAAGATAGAGCTCCCGTACCATGGAGTTGCTGCTGGTGTAGGGTACGAGGTCAGAGCGTTTGATAACAAAGAAGTCTTGTGTATATGCGTTAGCAAGATAAAGATTGATCAGGTGCGTCTACTCGAGGATGGGAACAAGGCAGCTTTTTCTCAGACGGTTCAACAGCTTTTGGATCTGAAATCAGACGGAAACAAGTTTCCTCCTGCTCTAGACCCAGTTAAAG ATTTGAAGCTGAAAGATGCTGAGCTTGTGGAAACTTACTATAAATGGACCAGCTTGTTACAAAAGATGTCCATGAATAAGTGTCACGGTTGTGTCAAATTGGATGAGCACATGAAGCTAGCTAGGGAGATTAGGAAGCATAAGAAAGATCTCAAAGATCTCGAATTCCAAATGTCCGATGAAGCCCTGTTACAGATGCCTGCGTTTCAGGGCAGG ATCGATGTTCTGAAGAAAATTGGGTGTATAGATGATGACCTCGTCGTCCAAATCAAAGGCCGTGTCGCTTGCGAGATGAACTCTGGGGAAGAATTGATCTGTACAGTATGCCTGTTCGAGAATCAGTTTGAAGAGTTGGAACCAGAAGAAGCAGTGGCTATAATGTCTGCCTTTGTCTTCCAACAGAAAAACACTTCGGCGCCTTCACTTACTCctaaactggccaaggctaagcAAAG AGTCTATGATACAGCAATCAAACTTGGTGAGCTTCAAGCTCATTACAACTTACAAATCGACCCTGAGGAGTATGCACAGGAGAGTCTCAAGTTTGGTCTGGTCGAAGTGGTTTATGAATGGGCAAAG
- the LOC103873280 gene encoding DExH-box ATP-dependent RNA helicase DExH11 isoform X2 produces MYGDQDSGFFPRMVGPPKDFLRGSANNRPFRPGGLEDSQSSERILPDGVCDGQWVQELLNGGPPLNVPPSFKQSLDLGHLMPYPQTWKVYEDQSSHGNASDDKPSKLSIQFDDLFKTVLEEDTVFELDGDDRSAGSESPKAETEPEPEAIKGGEPSKGTDTDVTVLDEILSSAKTAIMSDEAIAGNSGKQLRKEGWATKGDSQDIADRFHELVPDMAMEFPFELDIFQKEAICCLEKGESVFVAAHTSAGKTVVAEYAFALATKHCTRAVYTAPIKTISNQKYRDFCGKFDVGLLTGDVSIRPEASCLIMTTEILRSMLYRGADIIRDIEWVVFDEVHYVNDVERGVVWEEVIIMLPRHINFVLLSATVPNTFEFADWIGRTKQKEIRVTGTTKRPVPLEHCLFYSGELYKVCENEVFISKGIKDAKDTHKKKNSSAVSVGPKQHAGSSAHQDGNKSQKHEAHSRGKQNKHSNVKDLAKSSYGGNGQNNGAFRRSAASNWLLLINKLSKKSLLPVVVFCFSKNYCDRCADALTGTDLTTSSEKSEIRVFCDKAFSRLKGSDRNLPQVLRVQSLLHRGIGVHHAGLLPIVKEVVEMLFCRGVIKVLFSTETFAMGVNAPARTVVFDALRKFDGKEFRSLLPGEYTQMAGRAGRRGLDKTGTVVVMCRDEVPDESDLRRIIVGSATRLESQFRLTYIMILHLLRVEELKVEDMLKRSFAEFHAQKKLPEKQQLLMLKRSLPVKTIECIKGEPAIEDYYEMYMEANECNSKMSEAVMQSPNTQQHLVPGRVVVMKSETGIDNLLGVVLKGLSNRQYVVLVIKSEIPPPEKNMVSIDKKSSDPSQGFFIAPKSKRGFEDDYYSTSSSRKGTGVIKIELPYHGVAAGVGYEVRAFDNKEVLCICVSKIKIDQVRLLEDGNKAAFSQTVQQLLDLKSDGNKFPPALDPVKDLKLKDAELVETYYKWTSLLQKMSMNKCHGCVKLDEHMKLAREIRKHKKDLKDLEFQMSDEALLQMPAFQGRIDVLKKIGCIDDDLVVQIKGRVACEMNSGEELICTVCLFENQFEELEPEEAVAIMSAFVFQQKNTSAPSLTPKLAKAKQRVYDTAIKLGELQAHYNLQIDPEEYAQESLKFGLVEVVYEWAKGTPFAEICELTDVPEGLIVRTIVRLDETCREFKNAAAIMGNSALHKKMDSASNAIKRDIVFAASLYVTGV; encoded by the exons ATGTACGGAGATCAAGATTCTGGATTTTTTCCTAGAATGGTGGGACCTCCAAAAGATTTTCTCAGAGGCAGCGCCAATAATCGCCCTTTCCGTCCAGGTGGCTTGGAGGATTCACAGTCTTCAGAGAGAATCCTTCCAGATGGTGTATGTGATGGCCAATGGGTACAGGAATTGCTCAACGGAGGTCCTCCTCTGAACGTTCCTCCTAGTTTCAAGCAGAGTCTAGATCTTGGACATCTCATG CCATATCCCCAAACATGGAAAGTTTATGAGGATCAGAGTTCACATGGAAATGCTTCAGATGATAAGCCG AGCAAGTTGTCTATACAATTTGATGATCTATTCAAGACGGTTTTGGAAGAAGATACTGTCTTCGAACTTGATGGAGATG ATCGCTCGGCAGGATCTGAGTCTCCAAAAGCAGAAACTGAACCTGAACCAGAAGCGATCAAAGGTGGAGAACCCAGCAAGGGGACAGATACTGACGTCACCGTGCTGGATGAGATTTTGTCATCAGCTAAAACAGCAATAATGTCGGATGAAGCAATTGCTGGGAACAGTGGTAAACAATTACGGAAAGAG GGATGGGCTACTAAAGGAGATAGCCAAGACATTGCAGACCGGTTCCATGAGCTTGTTCCTGACATGGCTATGGAGTTCCCTTTCGAATTGGACATCTTTCAGAAGGAG GCTATCTGTTGTTTAGAAAAGGGGGAGTCTGTTTTTGTAGCAGCCCATACATCAGCAGGGAAGACAGTTGTTGCAGAATATGCATTCGCTTTGGCCACCAAG CATTGTACACGAGCTGTTTATACTGCCCCAATTAAAACCATCAGCAACCAAAAATACAGAGACTTTTGTGGGAAGTTTGATGTAGGACTTCTCACGGGTGATGTTAGCATAAGGCCAGAGGCATCTTGTCTGATTATGACTACAGAAATATTAAGGTCAATGCTGTACCGCGGTGCTGATATCATACGTGATATAGAATGG GTTGTATTTGATGAAGTTCACTATGTCAATGACGTAGAGAGAGGTGTTGTTTGGGAAGAAGTCATCATCATGTTGCCAAGGCATATAAATTTTGTCCTTCTTTCTGCAACG GTGCCTAACACATTTGAATTTGCTGATTGGATTGGccgaacaaaacaaaaagagataCGTGTTACTGG CACAACAAAAAGACCAGTTCCTCTAGAGCATTGCCTATTTTATTCTGGCGAACTATACAAAGTATGTGAGAATGAAGTTTTTATATCTAAAGGGATAAAGGATGCTAAAGAtacacacaagaagaagaattCAAGTGCAGTTAGTGTCGGTCCTAAACAGCACGCGGGATCTTCAGCTCATCAGGATGGGAACAAATCTCAGAAACATGAAGCTCACTCTCGTGGCAAGCAGAATAAACATTCAAATGTAAAAGATTTGGCAAAGTCCTCTTACGGTGGTAACGGCCAGAACAATGGGGCATTTAGACGATCAgcagcttcaaattggttgctGCTTATCAACAAGCTCTCAAAGAAGTCCCTATTACCT GTGGTTGTCTTCTGTTTCTCAAAGAATTATTGCGATAGGTGTGCTGACGCTTTGACTGGGACTGATCTTACTACTAGTTCTGAGAAAAGTGAAATCCGCGTCTTCTGCGATAAAGCTTTTTCGAGATTAAAAGGGTCTGATCGGAATTTACCTCAG GTCCTCAGAGTCCAAAGCCTACTTCATAGAGGAATCGGTGTTCATCATGCTGGGCTGCTTCCAATAGTAAAGGAAGTTGTTGAAATGCTCTTTTGCCGTGGTGTCATTAAG GTGCTATTTTCAACGGAGACATTCGCTATGGGGGTTAATGCTCCGGCTAGAACG GTTGTTTTCGATGCTTTGAGGAAGTTTGATGGAAAGGAATTCAGATCATTACTTCCTGGAGAGTACACTCAAATGGCAGGGCGTGCTGGCAGAAGAGGACTTGACAAAACTGGCACAGTTGTTGTCATGTGTCGCGATGAAGTTCCAGATGAAAGTGATCTGAGGCGTATAATTGTTGGAAGCGCAACAAGACTAGAATCTCAGTTCCGATTAACCTACATAATGATCCTCCATCTTTTACGCGTTGAAGAATTGAAG GTGGAGGACATGCTGAAAAGAAGTTTTGCTGAATTCCATGCTCAAAAGAAGCTGCCGGAGAAACAACAACTTCTCATGCTGAAACGTTCTCTACCAGTCAAAACTATTGA ATGTATTAAAGGTGAACCAGCAATTGAAGATTACTATGAGATGTATATGGAAGCAAACGAATGTAACAGCAAAATGTCGGAAGCAGTCATGCAATCTCCTAATACCCAGCAACATCTTGTACCCGGAAGAGTAGTGGTCATGAAATCTGAAACG GGCATAGACAATTTACTTGGAGTCGTACTGAAGGGACTTTCAAACAGACAATATGTTGTTTTGGTGATAAAATCTGAAATTCCACCACCAGAGAAAAATATGGTCAGCATTGACAAGAAAAGCTCAGATCCCTCTCAAGGTTTCTTTATCGCGCCCAAGTCAAAACGTGGTTTTGAGGATGACTATTATTCGACGTCCAGCTCTAGAAAAGGTACCGGTGTTATCAAGATAGAGCTCCCGTACCATGGAGTTGCTGCTGGTGTAGGGTACGAGGTCAGAGCGTTTGATAACAAAGAAGTCTTGTGTATATGCGTTAGCAAGATAAAGATTGATCAGGTGCGTCTACTCGAGGATGGGAACAAGGCAGCTTTTTCTCAGACGGTTCAACAGCTTTTGGATCTGAAATCAGACGGAAACAAGTTTCCTCCTGCTCTAGACCCAGTTAAAG ATTTGAAGCTGAAAGATGCTGAGCTTGTGGAAACTTACTATAAATGGACCAGCTTGTTACAAAAGATGTCCATGAATAAGTGTCACGGTTGTGTCAAATTGGATGAGCACATGAAGCTAGCTAGGGAGATTAGGAAGCATAAGAAAGATCTCAAAGATCTCGAATTCCAAATGTCCGATGAAGCCCTGTTACAGATGCCTGCGTTTCAGGGCAGG ATCGATGTTCTGAAGAAAATTGGGTGTATAGATGATGACCTCGTCGTCCAAATCAAAGGCCGTGTCGCTTGCGAGATGAACTCTGGGGAAGAATTGATCTGTACAGTATGCCTGTTCGAGAATCAGTTTGAAGAGTTGGAACCAGAAGAAGCAGTGGCTATAATGTCTGCCTTTGTCTTCCAACAGAAAAACACTTCGGCGCCTTCACTTACTCctaaactggccaaggctaagcAAAG AGTCTATGATACAGCAATCAAACTTGGTGAGCTTCAAGCTCATTACAACTTACAAATCGACCCTGAGGAGTATGCACAGGAGAGTCTCAAGTTTGGTCTGGTCGAAGTGGTTTATGAATGGGCAAAG